GCGTGCATCCCGGCGCGGACGTCGACGAGCGGGCCACGCTCGGCGCGGACACCACCATCTGGCACCTGGCGCAGGTACGCGAACACGCCGTCCTCGGCAGCGACTGCATCGTCGGCCGGGGCGCCTACGTCGGGCCGGGCGTGCGCATCGGTGACCGCGTCAAGCTGCAGAACCACGCGCTGGTGTACGAACCCGCCGTCCTGGAGGACGAGGTGTTCGTCGGCCCGGCCGTGGTGCTGACCAACGACCTCTATCCGCGGTCGGCCGACGTGGACGGCAAGCTCAAACGGCCCGACGACTGGGACGCGCTGGGAGTCACGGTGCGACAGGGCGCGTCCATCGGTGCGCGCGCCGTCGTGGTCGCCGGTCACACCATCGGCCGCTGGGCCCTGGTGGCCGCCGGCGCCGTGGTGACCAGGGACGTGCCGGACTTCGCGCTGGTGGCCGGCGTGCCCGCCCGGCGGATCGGCTGGGTGGGACGTGCGGGCGAACCACTCACCCCGGTTGACGATTCCGGAGACGGCGTACGCCACTGGAGCTGCCCGCGCACGGGCGAGCGTTACCTGGAGCGCGACGGCTACCTGACGTACGACGAGGCGTGACACCGAACGCGGAAAGGTGGCCTGGGTCGGCCACCACCGCGCTGGCTCACGACATCGCGATGTCACTGCTGTACGTGACGATTCGATCCGATTCCACGAAAACGCCTCCAACGGGGCGAACGGTGTCCGAAGATCGTCGCAGTGACCACGGGGCCGAGCTCACCGCGCCGGACTCGTGGGTTCCTGCCCGCGGCAGTCGATCCTGACCCGGCAACCACCGATGCACCTCCGAGCGTCGCCGCGGCGTGCCCGAACGACGACTCGGCACACCTGAGAACGCAGCAAAAGAAGGGACTCCGATGAATCCCATCGGCCTGGCTGTGATCGGCGCCGGTTACTGGGGACCCAACCTGGTGCGCAACGCACAGGCCACTCCTGCCCTTCGGCTGGAGTGGCTGTGCGACCTGGACACCGACCGCGCCCGGTCCGTACTCGGCCCCTACACCACGGTCGGTACGACCGACTCCTACGAGCAGGTGCTCACCGACCCGAACGTCGCGGCGGTCGCCATCGCCACCCCGGCGGCCACCCACTTCGACCTGGTGCGGGCCGCTCTGGAGGCCGGAAAGCACGTCCTGGTGGAGAAGCCGCTCACCCCGTCGTCCGCGGACGCGGCGAAACTGGTCGACCTCGCCGAGCAGGCCGGGCTGACGCTGATGTGCGACCACACCTACTGCTACACGCCGGCGGTACGCAAGATCCGCGAACTGGTGCACGGCGGTGAGATCGGCGAGGTGCAGTTCGTCGACTCGGTACGCATCAACCTGGGCCTGGTGCAACCCGACGTCGACGTGCTGTGGGACCTCGCCCCGCACGACCTGTCCATCCTGGACTTCGTACTTCCGCCGGCGATGCGCCCGGTCGCGGTGGCCGCACAGGCCGCCGACCCGATCGTCGCCGGACGTGCCTGCGTCGCCTACCTCACGGTGTGGTTCGGCGACCAGACGTTGGCGCACGTGCACGTCAACTGGCTCAGCCCGACGAAGATCCGTACGACGGTGATCGGCGGATCGCGGCGCACCATCGTGTGGGACGACCTGAACCCGCAGCAGCGGGTGACGGTGCACGACCGCGGCGTCGACCTCACCCCGGCGAGCCACCTGGGGCCGGAGGAACGCCGGGCCGCGCTGATCTCCTACCGCGTCGGCGACATCCAGGTTCCGGCGCTGCCGGAACGGGAGGCACTGCGGTCGGTGATGGAGGAGTTCGCCGCGGCGATCGGCGAGGGCAGGCCCGCGTTGACGGACGGGCGAGCCGGCCTGCGGGTCGTCCGGTTGCTGGAGGCCGCGTCGCGCAGCATCGCGGCCGGTGGATCGAAGGAACTCGTCGAGGGGGACGACTGATGATCGAGGGAAGCCGCTGCCTGGTCACGGGGGGCGCGGGCACGATCGGATCGACGATCGTGGACCAACTGGTGGCGGCGGGGGCCGCCGAGGTCGTGGTGCTGGACAACCTGGTGCGCGGGCGGCGGGACAACCTGACCGCCGCGCTGGAGTCCGGCCGGGTGCACCTCGTCGAGGGCGACATCCGCGACCGCGCGCTGCTGCGCTCGTCGATGGCCGGCACCGACCTGGTGTTCCACCAGGCGGCGATCCGGATCACCCAGTGCGCGGAGGAGCCCCGGCTCGCGCTGCAGGTGCTGGTCGACGGCACGTTCGAGGTGATCGAGGCGGCCGCCGATCTCGGCGTACGCAAGCTGGTGGCCGCGTCGTCGGCGTCGGTATACGGGCTGGCCGAACAGTTCCCGACACCGGAAACCCAGCACCCGTACGACAACGACACGTTCTACGGCGCGGCGAAGGCGTTCAACGAGGGCATGTTGCGCAGCTTCCACGCGATGCGCGGACTCGACTACGTGGCCCTGCGCTACTTCAACGTCTACGGCCCGCGGATGGACATCCACGGCCTCTACACCGAGGTGCTCATCCGCTGGATGGAGCGCATCGAGTACGGCAGGGCGCCGCTGATCCTCGGCGACGGCCTGCAGACGATGGACTTCGTCTACACCGACGACATCGCCCGGGCCAACCTGCTGGCGGCGCGGGCGGACGTGACCGACCAGGTGTTCAACATCGGGTTCGGCGCCGAGACCAGCCTGCGGGAGCTGGCCGAGGCCCTGATGCGGGTGATGGACGCGGAGGACCTCGGCTTGGAGTTCGGCCCGGCGCGCGCGGTGAACGGCGTGACGCGGCGGCTGGCCGACATCTCCCGTACCCACCAGGCGCTGGGCTGGAAGCCCGAGGTCGACCTCGAGGAAGGCCTTCGCCGGCTGGTGGCCTGGTGGCGGGCCGAGCGGCGGGTCCCTGCGTGATCGTCTTCTTCGCCGGCTCCGCGTACGACGGGGTGGCCGGCACCGACCGGCACCTCGCCGACGAGCTCAGCCGGCAGCGGCCGGTGCTGTACGTCGAACCGCCGTGTTCGGTGCTCACCCCGCTGCTGCGTGCGCGCCCGGTGGCAGCGATCCGCGCGAGCTCGATGCGCAGTCCGGCGCTGCGGGAGGAAAGACCTGGGCTGTGGCGGCTGGTACCACGGGTGCTGCCAGGTGCGCAGCGTCCCGGCATGCACCACGTCACCACCCGGTGGACCCGTGCCAAGGTGCGGCGCGCGGCGGCCCGGATCGGTCAGCCGGTGACGGCGGCGATCGCCACCGTCTCCGAAGACCTGCTGGATGCGGTCGCGGGCGTGCCCACGATGTACTTCGTCACCGACGACGGTGCCGCCGGTGCGGAACTGCTGGGACTGCCGCGCCGGCGGCTGCTCGCGGCCGAGCGGCGCCAGGCGGAGGCAGCCGACGTGCTCGCCGTGGTGTCGCCGGTGCTGAGGGAACGCTTCGCCGCGATGGGACTGGACGCGGCGGTGGTGCCGAACGGCTGCTCGCCCGATGCCTACGAAGGAGTGGACGAGGCGCCCTGGCCGGACGACGTACCACGCTTCGACCGACCGGCCGCGGGGTTCGTCGGCAACCTCAACGGCCGGCTCGACCTCGACCTGCTGGAAGGGGTCGCCGACGCCGGGCATCCCCTCCTGCTGGTCGGCCCGCGGCAGCCGTCCTGCCCGGCGGAACGGTTCGCCGCGCTGACCGCGCGCCCGAACGTGGTGTGGACGGGGATGCGGCCGCACACCGAGCTGCCGCGTTACCTGCGGGCGATCACGGTGGGGTTGACGCCGTACGTCCTGAACGACTTCAACCGGGCGAGCTTCCCGCTGAAGACGCTGGAGTACCTCGCCGCCGGGCGCGCGGTGGTCTCGACCGCGCTGCCGGCGACGGACTGGCTGCGCGAGGACGCCGAGGGCGCCGCCCTGATCAGGGTGGAGTCCTCACGGGAGGCGTTCGTCAAGGCGGTCGGCGACGAGCTGGCCGCGGCCGCCGAGTCAGGCAACACCGAACCAGGCAAACCTGAACAGAACAAGGGCGAACACAGCATGGCCGGTCGTCGTCGCGCGTACGCCGCGCGGCACGACTGGAAGCATCGGGCCCGCGAGATCGCGGGCCTACTGGACCAAGTGGGGGGACCACGTGATTCCGGTGATCAGGCCCGTTCTGGGCGATGAGGAGGCGGCGGCGGTCGCTGAGGTGGTGCGCTCCGGATGGGTGGCGCAGGGCCCGCGGGTGGCCGCGTTCGAGGAGGCGTTCGCGGACCGGATGGGCGCCGCGCACGGCGTGGCCACCTCGTCCTGCACGACCGCACTGCACCTTGCGCTGCTGCTGGCCGGGGTGGGGCCCGGCGACGACGTGGTGGTGCCGTCGTTCTCGTTCATCGCCACCGCCAACGCCGCGCGCTACGTCGGCGCGCAGCCGGTGTTCGCCGATGTCGACGCGACCACCGGCAACGTCACCGGCAAGACCGTCGAGGCGGTGCTCACCGAACGGACCCGCGCGGTGATCGCGGTGGACCAGGCCGGGGTTCCGGTGGACCTGGACGAGCTGCGAGCGGTGTGCGACCCGCGGGGCATTCCGATGGTCGAGGACGCCGCGTGCGCGGCCGGCTCGGTCTACCGCGGCCGCCCGGTGGGGGCCGGTGCCGAGCTCACCGCGTGGTCGTTCCACCCCCGCAAGCTGCTGACCACCGGCGAGGGCGGGATGCTCACGCTGGCGTCGGAGGACGTCGCCCGGCGGGCGCGGCGGCTGCGCGAGCACGGGATGAGTGTCAGCGCCGCCGACCGGCACGCCAGCGGCACGGTCGTCATCGAGGAGTACCTCGAGACCGGCTTCAACTTCCGGATGACCGACCTGCAGGCCGCACTGGGCCTGGTCCAGCTGACCCGGCTGACCGAGGTGGTCGAACGCCGCCGGGACCTGGCCGCCCGCTACCAGCGTCTGCTCGCCGACGTGCCGGGTGTTCTCACCGTGCGCGACCCGCTGTACGGGCGGACCAACTACCAGTCGTTCTGGATCGAGCTGCCGGAGGACTTCCCGGTCGGCCGGGACGCGTTGCTGGAACGCCTGCTGGCGGCCGGCATCTCCGGCCGGCGCGGGATCATGGCCGCGCACCGCGAACCCGCGTACGCCACCTCGGCCTCGGGCCGCAACGCCGACCTGCCGGTGACCGACCGGCTCACCTCCCGGTCGCTGATCCTGCCCCTCTTCCACGAGCTGACCGAGGAAGAACAGGACCGCGTGGTGCACGTGATCGCCACCGCGGCCACGCGATGAAGGTCCTCGTCTACCCGCACGCGATGGAGCTCGGCGGCAGTCAGCTCAATGCCGTCGAACTCGCCGGGGCGGTCCGTGAGCTCGGCCACCAGGTGACGGTGATCAGCGAGCCCGGTCCGCTGGTGCAACGCGTGGTTGACATCGGCCTGGAGCACCTCGAGCTGCCCGCCGAACGCCGGCGGCCCTCCCCCACCACCGTGCGCCTGTTGCGTTCCCTGATCACCGAACGCGGGTTCGACGTCGTGCACGGGTACGAGTGGCCGCCCGGGGTGGAGGCGTACTTCGCCGCGGGCCGGTGCCGCGACGTCGCCGCCACCTGCACGGTCATGTCGATGTCGGTCGCGCCGTTCCTGCCGGCGGACCTGTCGCTCGCGGTGGGTACGGCGCAGATCCGGCTGTCCGTGCTGGAGCAGCGCTTCCAGCGGCGTGGCGGAGGCCGGCACTCCGGTCGCGGCTTCGACCCCGCCCTGGTGAACCTGCTCGAACCACCCGTGGACCTGGCCGCCAACCGGCCCGGCCATCCGGCTGACGGGTTCCGTGCGCAACACGGGCTTGACGACCCCGCCGACACCGGTCTGCTGGACGTGGTGGTGGTCTGCCGGCTGGTCCCGGAGCTGAAGCTGGAAGGCGTTCTGACCGCGGTCCACGTGATCGGTGAGCTGGCCCGCGAGCTGCCGCTGCGGCTGGTGGTCGTCGGCGACGGGCCCGCACGCGAGCAGGTGGAGGCCCGGGCGGCCGCCGCCAACAAGCGGGCCGGCCGGCGCGCCGTCGTACTCACCGGCGCCCTGGACGACCCGCGGCCCGCCTACGCGGCGGCGTCGATCACGCTCGGCATGGGCGGCTCCGCCCTGCGTGCGCTGGCGTTCGGGCAGCCGCTGATCGTGCAGGGCGAGGACGGGTTCTTCGAGCTGCTGACCCGGGAGTCGAGCAGGAGGTTCCTGCGCCAGGGGTGGTACGGGCTGGGCGGGGACGGCGCCGCCACCCTGGCGCGGATCCTGCGCGAGCTCGCCACCGACGAGGCGCGGCGAAAGGACCTGGCCGACTTCGGCCTGCACCTGGTCACCGAACGCTTCAGCCTCGAGGGCGCCGCGCTGCTCCAGGAGGCCATCTACCTGGACGCGCTGGAGCGCGCGGCCACCGGGCGGCCGAGGGCCGCGCGGGAGGCGGCACGCACGATCGGCGGCGTCGTCACACACAAGGTCCGCCGGCGGCGGGATCGGCGCCGCGGGACCGCGGCCGCCGACGACTTCAACCAGCTGAGGGATCGGGGGAGCCGGCGGTGAGGTTCGCGATCCGCGAGGACGACCCGTTGTTCGCCCGCGCGTTCCGGGCGGTCGGCTGGAGCTTCGCCAGCACCGCCGTGTCCCGGCTGGGCACCCTCGTGATCGGGATCGCGCTGGCCCGCATCCTCGGGCCGCACGAGTTCGGCGCGTTCGCGGTGGCGATGGTCGCGTTGCTGGCCGTCGTCAGCTTCAACGAGCTCGGCGTCTCCCTCGCGATCGTGCGCTGGCCGGGTGACCCGAGGGAGATCGCGCCGACCGTCGCGACGATATCGGTGGTCGCCAGCGTGCTCGTGTACGTCGGCTGCTTCCTCGGGGCGCCCGCGTTCACGGCCGCGATGGGTGCGCCCGACGCCGCCGGCGTGGTCCGCGTGCTGACCTTCAACGTGGTGATCAACGGGCTGGTGGCGGCGCCGGTCGCCGGTGTGCAACGTGCCTTCCGCCAGGACCGCAAGATGATCGCCGACCAGGTGAACAACTGGGCCGGCGCAGCGGTGTCGATCGGGCTGGCACTGCTCGGAATGGGAGCGATGAGCCTGGCGGTCGGCCGGCTCGCCGGCGCGCTGACCTCCGGTGTGCTGTACGTGCGCTTCTCGCCGCTGCCGCTGCGGCTCGGGTTCGACGCCGGGGTGGCCCGCAGGCTGCTGCGGTTCGGCCTGCCGCTGGCGGGTTCGAGCCTGGTGCTGTTCGCCGTGGGAAGCATCGACCAGTTCGTCGTCGGCAAGGTGCTGGGCGCGACAGCACTCGGTTTCTACGTCCTCGCGTTCAACCTGTCCAGCTGGCCGGTGCAGATGTTCTCCCAGCCGGTACGCGGCGTCGCCCCGGCCGCGTTCGCCCGGCTGCAGGGCGACCTGCCGGCGATGCGGCGTACGTTCCTGTCCACGGCCGGGCTGCTCGCCGGCCTCACTCTTCCGGTCTGTCTGCTGCTGAGCGGGTCCGCAGAGCCGCTGATCCGCTTCGTGTACGGCGATTTCTGGTCCACCGCCGCGCACGGGCTGGTGTGGCTCGCGCTGTTCGGCGCGTTCAGGATCCTGTTCGAGCTGATGTACGACTACTTCGTCGTGCTCGCCCGCAGCCGGGCCGTGTTCACCATCCAGCTGCTCTGGCTGGCCGCGCTGGTGCCCGCCCTGGTGGTCGGTGCCCGGCTCGGTGGCATCGCGGGGGTGGGCGCCGCACACGTCCTGGTCGCGGCGGTGCTCGTACTCCCCCTCTACCTGTGGGAACTGCACCGCCACGGCATCCGCCTCGCCGCCGTCACCAGAGGGCTCGGCCTGCCGGTGCTGGTGTCCGCCGGGGTGGGCGGGGCCGCCGCCCTCGCCCACCGGATTATCCCGTTCGACCTGCTCGCGCTGACGTTGGCCGGAGTGGTCGCGGCGGTCGCGGTGGCGGCCCTGCTGTATCGCATGCGTGGCGTGCTCACCGATCTCAAAGGGATGGAGCAACCCGATGCCGGCACCCCGTGACCTGGTGATCGTGGGCAGCGGCGGCTTCGCCCGCGAGACCGCCCAGCTCGCGGCCGTCCACCCCGGTTGGCGTCTCGTCGGTTTCTGTGACGACGCGCCGGCGACGCACGGCACCGTCGTGGACGGCGTCCGGGTGCTCGGCCCGGTCGACGAGACCGTCGAGAGGACGGTCCGGCGTACGGACGCACAGCTCGTGGTGTGCGCCGGCAACCCGCGCGACTACGGCAGCCGTGCCCGGATCGTCGCCCGGCTGGACCGGCTGGGAGTCCGGGCCGACCGGTACGCCACCCTCGTCCACCCGGCGGCCTCGGTCGCGCCGTCGTGCACGCTCGGGCCCGGCTGCGTGCTGCTGGCCCAGACCGTGCTCACCGCGTCCGTACGGCTGGGTGCACACGTCGCGGTGATGCCGCACGTCACCCTCACCCACGACGACGTGGTGGGCGACCACGTGACCATCGCGTCCGGCGTACGCCTCGGAGGGGGCGTCCGGGTGGGCGCCGGGGCCTACCTCGGTGCCGGTGCGATGGTGCGGGAGAGGCTCGAGATCGGGCCCGGATCCCTTGTGGGCATGGGCTCTGTGGTCCTCGACGACGTTCCGGCCGGGCAGGTCTGGGTGGGCTCGCCCGCACGCTTCCTGCGTACCACCACGTCACCAACGCAGCACGCACACACCATCTCTGGGGGGATGACATGACCACTGTTCCGTTCGTCGACCTGCGGGCGGCGCACACCGAGATCGACACCGAGGTGCGCGCCGGCTTCGACCGGGTGCTGGCGGCCACGGCGTTCGTGAAGGGACCGGACGTCGCGGCGTTCGAGGAGGAGTACGCCGCGTTCAGCGGAGTCGCGCACTGCGTCGGGCTCGGCAACGGCACCGACGCGATCGAGCTCGCGCTACGAGCCGCCGGGGTGGGCCCGGGCACCGAGGTCGTCGTACCCGCGAACACCTTCGTGGCCACCGTCGAGGCGGTCGTGCGCGCCGGCGCCCGGCCCGTCCTGGTCGACGTCG
This Actinopolymorpha cephalotaxi DNA region includes the following protein-coding sequences:
- a CDS encoding acyltransferase, translated to MGEARVHPGADVDERATLGADTTIWHLAQVREHAVLGSDCIVGRGAYVGPGVRIGDRVKLQNHALVYEPAVLEDEVFVGPAVVLTNDLYPRSADVDGKLKRPDDWDALGVTVRQGASIGARAVVVAGHTIGRWALVAAGAVVTRDVPDFALVAGVPARRIGWVGRAGEPLTPVDDSGDGVRHWSCPRTGERYLERDGYLTYDEA
- a CDS encoding Gfo/Idh/MocA family protein; translation: MNPIGLAVIGAGYWGPNLVRNAQATPALRLEWLCDLDTDRARSVLGPYTTVGTTDSYEQVLTDPNVAAVAIATPAATHFDLVRAALEAGKHVLVEKPLTPSSADAAKLVDLAEQAGLTLMCDHTYCYTPAVRKIRELVHGGEIGEVQFVDSVRINLGLVQPDVDVLWDLAPHDLSILDFVLPPAMRPVAVAAQAADPIVAGRACVAYLTVWFGDQTLAHVHVNWLSPTKIRTTVIGGSRRTIVWDDLNPQQRVTVHDRGVDLTPASHLGPEERRAALISYRVGDIQVPALPEREALRSVMEEFAAAIGEGRPALTDGRAGLRVVRLLEAASRSIAAGGSKELVEGDD
- a CDS encoding NAD-dependent epimerase/dehydratase family protein translates to MIEGSRCLVTGGAGTIGSTIVDQLVAAGAAEVVVLDNLVRGRRDNLTAALESGRVHLVEGDIRDRALLRSSMAGTDLVFHQAAIRITQCAEEPRLALQVLVDGTFEVIEAAADLGVRKLVAASSASVYGLAEQFPTPETQHPYDNDTFYGAAKAFNEGMLRSFHAMRGLDYVALRYFNVYGPRMDIHGLYTEVLIRWMERIEYGRAPLILGDGLQTMDFVYTDDIARANLLAARADVTDQVFNIGFGAETSLRELAEALMRVMDAEDLGLEFGPARAVNGVTRRLADISRTHQALGWKPEVDLEEGLRRLVAWWRAERRVPA
- a CDS encoding glycosyltransferase translates to MAGRAAGPCVIVFFAGSAYDGVAGTDRHLADELSRQRPVLYVEPPCSVLTPLLRARPVAAIRASSMRSPALREERPGLWRLVPRVLPGAQRPGMHHVTTRWTRAKVRRAAARIGQPVTAAIATVSEDLLDAVAGVPTMYFVTDDGAAGAELLGLPRRRLLAAERRQAEAADVLAVVSPVLRERFAAMGLDAAVVPNGCSPDAYEGVDEAPWPDDVPRFDRPAAGFVGNLNGRLDLDLLEGVADAGHPLLLVGPRQPSCPAERFAALTARPNVVWTGMRPHTELPRYLRAITVGLTPYVLNDFNRASFPLKTLEYLAAGRAVVSTALPATDWLREDAEGAALIRVESSREAFVKAVGDELAAAAESGNTEPGKPEQNKGEHSMAGRRRAYAARHDWKHRAREIAGLLDQVGGPRDSGDQARSGR
- a CDS encoding DegT/DnrJ/EryC1/StrS family aminotransferase, which gives rise to MIRPVLGDEEAAAVAEVVRSGWVAQGPRVAAFEEAFADRMGAAHGVATSSCTTALHLALLLAGVGPGDDVVVPSFSFIATANAARYVGAQPVFADVDATTGNVTGKTVEAVLTERTRAVIAVDQAGVPVDLDELRAVCDPRGIPMVEDAACAAGSVYRGRPVGAGAELTAWSFHPRKLLTTGEGGMLTLASEDVARRARRLREHGMSVSAADRHASGTVVIEEYLETGFNFRMTDLQAALGLVQLTRLTEVVERRRDLAARYQRLLADVPGVLTVRDPLYGRTNYQSFWIELPEDFPVGRDALLERLLAAGISGRRGIMAAHREPAYATSASGRNADLPVTDRLTSRSLILPLFHELTEEEQDRVVHVIATAATR
- a CDS encoding glycosyltransferase translates to MKVLVYPHAMELGGSQLNAVELAGAVRELGHQVTVISEPGPLVQRVVDIGLEHLELPAERRRPSPTTVRLLRSLITERGFDVVHGYEWPPGVEAYFAAGRCRDVAATCTVMSMSVAPFLPADLSLAVGTAQIRLSVLEQRFQRRGGGRHSGRGFDPALVNLLEPPVDLAANRPGHPADGFRAQHGLDDPADTGLLDVVVVCRLVPELKLEGVLTAVHVIGELARELPLRLVVVGDGPAREQVEARAAAANKRAGRRAVVLTGALDDPRPAYAAASITLGMGGSALRALAFGQPLIVQGEDGFFELLTRESSRRFLRQGWYGLGGDGAATLARILRELATDEARRKDLADFGLHLVTERFSLEGAALLQEAIYLDALERAATGRPRAAREAARTIGGVVTHKVRRRRDRRRGTAAADDFNQLRDRGSRR
- a CDS encoding lipopolysaccharide biosynthesis protein, yielding MRFAIREDDPLFARAFRAVGWSFASTAVSRLGTLVIGIALARILGPHEFGAFAVAMVALLAVVSFNELGVSLAIVRWPGDPREIAPTVATISVVASVLVYVGCFLGAPAFTAAMGAPDAAGVVRVLTFNVVINGLVAAPVAGVQRAFRQDRKMIADQVNNWAGAAVSIGLALLGMGAMSLAVGRLAGALTSGVLYVRFSPLPLRLGFDAGVARRLLRFGLPLAGSSLVLFAVGSIDQFVVGKVLGATALGFYVLAFNLSSWPVQMFSQPVRGVAPAAFARLQGDLPAMRRTFLSTAGLLAGLTLPVCLLLSGSAEPLIRFVYGDFWSTAAHGLVWLALFGAFRILFELMYDYFVVLARSRAVFTIQLLWLAALVPALVVGARLGGIAGVGAAHVLVAAVLVLPLYLWELHRHGIRLAAVTRGLGLPVLVSAGVGGAAALAHRIIPFDLLALTLAGVVAAVAVAALLYRMRGVLTDLKGMEQPDAGTP
- a CDS encoding NeuD/PglB/VioB family sugar acetyltransferase; the protein is MPAPRDLVIVGSGGFARETAQLAAVHPGWRLVGFCDDAPATHGTVVDGVRVLGPVDETVERTVRRTDAQLVVCAGNPRDYGSRARIVARLDRLGVRADRYATLVHPAASVAPSCTLGPGCVLLAQTVLTASVRLGAHVAVMPHVTLTHDDVVGDHVTIASGVRLGGGVRVGAGAYLGAGAMVRERLEIGPGSLVGMGSVVLDDVPAGQVWVGSPARFLRTTTSPTQHAHTISGGMT